A section of the Marinoscillum sp. 108 genome encodes:
- a CDS encoding D-2-hydroxyacid dehydrogenase: protein MRFKIVVLDGIYANPGDLIWDGLKPHGDFTIYERTAPEQVMDRALEADILIVNKVELRKALLYKLPKLKMIVISATGMNNVDLEAAKEHGVLVKNVVGYGAPSVAQHTFALILELTNRVSVHHHSVQNGEWDSGKGFSYTVSPVTGLSGKTLGIYGFGSIGREVASIGRAFGMNILVVSGHTLPAYYPDYEFVSLPELFERSDIISLHAPLRDDNERVVNRALLSKMKPDARLINTARGPLIHEEDLKNWLMAHPMAGAALDVLEMEPPGAQHPLFGLTNCIITPHMAWTAKSARKKLIDEVVLHVTKFVSQQNSL from the coding sequence ATGCGATTTAAAATTGTGGTTTTGGATGGCATCTATGCCAACCCTGGAGACTTGATCTGGGATGGTTTGAAGCCCCATGGTGACTTCACTATATATGAACGAACTGCCCCCGAACAGGTAATGGATCGGGCCCTGGAAGCCGATATTCTCATTGTCAATAAGGTGGAATTGAGAAAAGCGCTGCTGTACAAGCTTCCTAAGCTCAAAATGATTGTGATCTCCGCCACAGGAATGAATAACGTGGACCTGGAAGCGGCAAAAGAGCATGGAGTTTTGGTGAAGAATGTTGTGGGATATGGCGCTCCATCCGTGGCACAGCATACTTTTGCCCTGATTCTGGAATTAACCAACCGGGTGTCTGTTCACCATCACAGTGTGCAAAATGGTGAATGGGATTCAGGAAAAGGATTTAGCTACACCGTCTCTCCGGTGACAGGCCTCAGTGGAAAAACCCTTGGCATTTATGGTTTCGGAAGTATAGGTAGGGAGGTAGCCAGTATTGGCCGGGCCTTTGGTATGAACATTCTCGTGGTGAGCGGTCATACCCTCCCCGCTTATTACCCCGATTATGAATTTGTGAGCCTGCCTGAGTTATTTGAGCGATCAGACATCATCAGTTTACACGCCCCCCTTCGCGATGACAATGAACGTGTGGTAAATAGAGCGCTCCTGAGTAAGATGAAGCCGGATGCTCGCCTGATCAATACTGCCCGCGGGCCTTTGATCCATGAAGAGGACCTGAAAAACTGGCTTATGGCACATCCCATGGCAGGAGCCGCACTGGATGTGCTGGAGATGGAACCCCCGGGAGCGCAGCACCCATTATTCGGGCTTACCAACTGCATTATCACCCCACACATGGCGTGGACTGCTAAAAGTGCCCGGAAAAAGCTGATTGATGAAGTTGTCCTACACGTCACAAAGTTCGTTTCCCAACAAAATTCCCTTTAA
- a CDS encoding sterol desaturase family protein, translating into MEIHNKGTKRLFENPILERLTRTHIALPIGIFILYGMGLLYWSIATVQLDPLVTTGLFFGGLLFFTLLEYSIHRFLFHMSTHTSARKNFQYKFHGVHHDYPKDKDRLAMPPIVSVTISTILLFLFKLVIGDQVFAFLPGFLFGYAGYLFIHYLVHAYRPPKNFLKIFWVHHGIHHYRQGHKAFGVTSPLWDFVFRTMP; encoded by the coding sequence ATGGAAATACACAATAAAGGAACCAAGCGATTATTTGAGAATCCGATACTGGAGCGTCTCACAAGAACCCATATAGCCCTACCAATCGGCATTTTCATACTTTATGGAATGGGACTACTCTATTGGAGTATTGCGACGGTGCAGCTAGATCCACTGGTTACCACCGGCTTATTTTTTGGCGGATTGCTTTTTTTTACGCTTTTGGAGTATTCGATTCACAGGTTTCTTTTCCACATGAGCACTCATACCAGCGCTCGTAAAAACTTCCAGTATAAATTTCACGGGGTGCATCATGACTACCCGAAAGACAAAGACAGGCTGGCCATGCCACCTATCGTGAGCGTGACGATTTCTACGATTTTACTTTTCCTGTTCAAACTGGTGATAGGGGATCAGGTGTTCGCATTCTTGCCAGGATTTCTGTTTGGGTATGCAGGATATCTTTTCATCCACTACCTGGTGCATGCCTACCGGCCGCCTAAGAATTTTCTGAAGATCTTCTGGGTGCATCATGGGATTCACCATTACCGTCAGGGACACAAAGCTTTTGGGGTTACTTCTCCGCTTTGGGATTTTGTCTTTCGCACAATGCCTTGA
- a CDS encoding AMP-binding protein: protein MKDYPWLAQYPEATPHEIDPDIYPSLVAFLADCVAKFGDKSAYENMGVEISFNDLDVLSTAFANYLMHETNLKKGDRVALQMPNVLQYPVALFGILKAGMVVVNTNPQYKPSEMEHQFTNAGAQGIILLNTFAFKLEEILPKTPIETIIIAEVGDMLGTLKGALVDFMIKRVKRMVPDYDLPTAVDFQDVIKAGKQHTYVQPEIKNTDLALLQYTGGTTGVAKGAALSHRNLIANIEQVAAWMRPRLVEGEEVTITALPLYHVFALTVNCFGMLKIGAKSVLITDPRKMGDFIKVLKNHPFSVITGVNTLFNGLVQRPEFQSVNFEHLKVAVAGGMALQKAVADKWKYLTGNDIVEGYGLSETSPLLTCNPIDGTEKLGTIGLPVPSTEIKIVSDEGETQGVGDFGEIWVRGPQVMMGYWQNQAETDIVMEGEWFKTGDIGFFDSEGYIKIVDRKKEMINVSGMKVFPNEVEDVIAQLEGVLEVGVIGVAHKNSGEVVKAFIVKKDKNLTEDMIMKHCRDHLVAYKMPKFIEFREELPKSTVGKILRKELRKEEIANAI from the coding sequence ATGAAAGACTACCCATGGCTGGCCCAGTACCCGGAGGCTACTCCCCACGAAATTGATCCCGACATCTACCCCTCACTGGTGGCCTTTCTGGCTGATTGTGTAGCCAAATTCGGGGATAAGAGCGCCTACGAAAACATGGGCGTGGAGATATCTTTTAACGATCTGGATGTGCTCAGCACTGCCTTTGCCAACTACCTGATGCACGAGACAAACCTCAAGAAGGGTGATCGGGTGGCGCTGCAAATGCCCAATGTGCTCCAATATCCTGTTGCACTGTTTGGCATACTCAAAGCCGGAATGGTGGTGGTCAACACCAACCCTCAGTATAAGCCTTCAGAAATGGAGCATCAGTTTACCAACGCGGGTGCTCAAGGCATTATTTTACTCAATACATTTGCTTTTAAACTCGAGGAGATTTTACCGAAGACTCCAATTGAAACCATCATCATCGCCGAAGTGGGTGATATGCTGGGAACTCTCAAAGGTGCGCTGGTAGATTTCATGATCAAAAGAGTCAAGCGAATGGTCCCTGATTATGATCTACCTACAGCGGTAGACTTCCAGGACGTCATCAAGGCAGGCAAACAACACACCTATGTACAGCCAGAGATCAAAAACACAGACCTGGCACTCCTTCAATATACCGGCGGTACTACCGGGGTGGCCAAGGGCGCTGCTTTGAGCCACCGCAACCTAATCGCAAATATAGAGCAGGTGGCCGCCTGGATGCGCCCCAGACTGGTAGAAGGTGAAGAAGTGACCATCACCGCTCTCCCACTCTATCACGTTTTTGCCCTTACGGTCAATTGTTTTGGCATGCTGAAAATCGGGGCTAAGAGTGTCCTCATTACAGACCCCCGGAAGATGGGCGATTTCATCAAAGTACTTAAAAATCATCCTTTCTCAGTCATTACAGGAGTTAACACACTTTTTAATGGCTTGGTACAAAGGCCTGAGTTTCAAAGTGTGAATTTTGAGCACCTGAAAGTGGCGGTAGCAGGTGGTATGGCCCTACAGAAAGCTGTGGCCGATAAATGGAAATACCTGACTGGCAATGATATAGTGGAAGGTTATGGACTTTCGGAAACCTCTCCACTCCTCACCTGCAATCCCATAGATGGCACTGAGAAACTGGGAACAATTGGACTGCCTGTCCCCTCTACTGAAATCAAAATAGTGAGTGATGAAGGAGAAACCCAAGGGGTTGGTGATTTTGGCGAGATCTGGGTCAGAGGCCCGCAGGTAATGATGGGTTATTGGCAAAATCAAGCGGAAACAGACATTGTGATGGAGGGCGAATGGTTCAAGACCGGGGACATTGGTTTTTTCGATAGTGAAGGATACATCAAGATTGTGGACAGAAAGAAAGAGATGATCAATGTATCTGGTATGAAAGTCTTTCCAAATGAAGTGGAAGATGTGATTGCACAACTGGAGGGTGTTTTAGAAGTGGGCGTGATCGGTGTAGCACACAAAAACTCAGGTGAAGTGGTCAAAGCCTTCATTGTGAAAAAAGACAAAAATCTCACTGAAGATATGATCATGAAGCACTGCCGGGACCATCTGGTGGCTTACAAGATGCCTAAGTTCATAGAATTCCGGGAAGAGTTACCCAAATCCACCGTTGGTAAAATTTTGCGCAAAGAACTCCGAAAAGAAGAGATTGCCAATGCGATTTAA
- a CDS encoding GNAT family N-acetyltransferase codes for MRILKISRGAPNDQLRALLNENIIGTPGESLVYQQRMVNPKLDHISNPVFLTVELGDRVVGACCLVGRTVSNSGQDSPAHYIRYLTFQSRFRAPSNALQRLEKKSILKDEIAEVLSGKGLEIPEGHLFYAYVDPDNLRSKRLITSFGFEEVGRFRTVFFSRLFPKRHPKIAPVKENELEDIKRQLQTTYGDHCLFTTENIGFQDGYLGYYENGELVAGLQANQEAWRVYEIPGGKLLLDLVSRIPLINRLFSKNFRFLSIEGVFCPEGREGLIEVLLEDALARSERSTAIICLDPESDLYRKFKQLDQGLIRRLTTEKEMAVMAKGADVGHLKQHPVYISGFDNM; via the coding sequence ATGCGAATTCTGAAAATATCCCGAGGTGCTCCCAACGACCAGTTAAGGGCATTGCTCAATGAAAACATCATTGGCACTCCGGGTGAAAGCCTGGTATATCAGCAGCGCATGGTCAATCCTAAGCTGGATCACATCAGCAACCCCGTTTTTCTGACTGTGGAGTTGGGTGACAGAGTAGTGGGAGCCTGCTGTTTGGTAGGCAGAACCGTTTCCAATTCAGGGCAGGATTCACCCGCCCACTACATCAGGTACCTTACTTTCCAAAGCAGATTCAGAGCTCCCTCTAACGCATTGCAACGCCTTGAGAAAAAGTCAATTCTTAAAGATGAAATTGCCGAGGTGCTCTCCGGAAAAGGACTTGAAATTCCGGAAGGTCATCTTTTCTATGCTTATGTAGATCCGGATAATCTTCGCTCGAAAAGACTTATTACCTCCTTTGGGTTTGAGGAAGTTGGAAGGTTTCGCACCGTATTTTTTAGCCGCCTGTTTCCCAAGAGGCATCCGAAAATAGCACCTGTCAAGGAGAATGAATTGGAGGATATAAAGAGACAGTTGCAGACAACTTACGGTGATCATTGCCTATTCACTACCGAGAATATAGGATTTCAGGATGGCTATTTAGGATACTATGAAAATGGAGAGTTGGTGGCCGGGCTCCAGGCCAATCAGGAAGCATGGCGGGTTTATGAAATACCCGGTGGAAAACTGCTCCTTGATCTGGTATCCAGAATCCCTTTGATCAATCGATTATTTAGTAAAAACTTCCGATTTTTATCAATAGAAGGTGTTTTTTGCCCAGAGGGCAGAGAGGGGCTCATTGAAGTTTTGCTGGAAGATGCGCTTGCCCGTTCCGAAAGGAGTACCGCCATTATTTGTCTCGACCCTGAGTCAGACTTATATAGGAAGTTCAAGCAACTCGATCAGGGGCTTATCAGGAGACTCACCACAGAAAAGGAAATGGCCGTGATGGCCAAGGGAGCTGATGTGGGGCATTTGAAACAACATCCGGTTTACATTTCCGGGTTTGACAATATGTAA
- a CDS encoding M57 family metalloprotease, which translates to MSKLKFTLLSTVVLLASFTLVTSCTQDEVVPNDDAISDEISAKFEELGFDVSDMRKVNTTNPLTKETTSGFLLEGDIMIPLAQMESMLSSELFHQGPCGEQYRTNNLVSSPRTISVIGYTGGSQALDNTMRTALSWAVDNYNALNIGLTFTLSYGTNYGSKDIVVYKGGSGAGGSAGFPSGGNPYKYVQILSGTSSYGTNVTEHVITHEIGHCLGMRHTDYFNRSLSCGSGGNEGDGGVGANHIPGTPTGFDANSIMLSCFSSSEDGEFGSYDVTAFEYLY; encoded by the coding sequence ATGTCTAAATTAAAATTCACGCTATTGAGCACTGTTGTGCTTCTGGCGTCTTTCACGTTGGTGACGTCTTGTACACAAGATGAAGTAGTCCCTAATGACGATGCGATTTCTGACGAAATCTCTGCCAAGTTCGAGGAACTTGGATTTGACGTAAGTGATATGCGCAAAGTCAACACCACTAACCCGCTCACTAAAGAAACCACTTCGGGCTTCTTGCTGGAGGGGGACATTATGATTCCTTTAGCACAAATGGAATCAATGCTGAGTAGTGAGCTTTTCCACCAGGGTCCTTGTGGTGAGCAGTACCGTACCAATAACCTGGTGAGTTCACCTAGAACGATTTCGGTTATCGGCTACACTGGTGGATCACAAGCATTGGATAACACCATGCGGACAGCCTTGAGCTGGGCAGTAGACAACTACAATGCCCTCAACATCGGCCTGACGTTCACTCTATCTTATGGTACCAACTATGGTAGCAAGGATATTGTGGTCTACAAAGGAGGTAGTGGAGCCGGTGGTTCTGCCGGATTTCCTAGTGGTGGAAATCCTTACAAGTATGTGCAAATCCTTTCAGGAACCAGCAGCTATGGCACGAATGTAACCGAACATGTGATCACTCACGAGATTGGTCATTGTCTGGGCATGAGACACACTGACTATTTCAACAGGTCATTGTCTTGTGGATCAGGAGGAAATGAAGGTGATGGAGGTGTAGGTGCCAACCACATCCCCGGCACTCCCACAGGATTTGATGCCAACTCAATCATGCTCTCTTGCTTTAGTTCAAGTGAAGATGGTGAGTTTGGTTCTTATGATGTGACTGCTTTTGAGTATCTCTACTAA
- a CDS encoding S8 family peptidase → MYGISEVEANNLWKLQSRDYLTMPDDWVTYVIKSSSIDILPFLENFGNVEIIDRSRKLFTLKTLNRHLPEIVQNREVLFVSRESLEPVTESRVIDLNLNPNRVNKLHHFFPLLNGSGTTLSIQEDRFDPTDIDLIGRTHISDKSSLEMSQHATEMATIVGGAGNSFITGRGVSPAVQLSSSGFNNVLPQSDLYYQGRGISVQNHSYGTSIESFYGLQAEAFDQNAVRNPTLLHVMSSGNQGALTPQEGLYAGGNGFSNITGNFKMAKNTLIVGAVDTVGHRLEFSSRGPTYDGRIKPEVVSYSMYGSSNAAALVSGTVSLLQEQFSSTYGYQPTSALIKALLINGADDFGEVGPDHVTGFGGINAWKSMQSLLSGNFVSSSVTRDEVSTFELFIPEKATNLKITLVWIDPPAHPGDAIALINDLDLILIDPEGAIYRPWVLNTAPDSLALSLPAVRGADHLNNIEQISLDTPQAGTYTLNINGEGLLIPSQSFEVVYDWDTLNTFEWDYPTGSDNFPYNGETTTYFRWQSTFGSKTGTLEYQMVGQSEWQMIEEDLTLENGHFRWSSLPDDLTGMARARMSIDEAQYETEVFTISRRLNASVGFNCGDSLMLQWPMQDLATQYRVSTLGETHLELLSVVTDTFLLLNGENLTSNHFSIQPVSSTGDTYLPSYTFDYTIQGAGCFLSSFFQEVVLEEGIYLNLTLSTTYGVEKIVFERRVGDNFERVGELVHPESTIIRLLDSQPRQGHNEHRVTLHFQNGQSLSQTASNTYYLTEKPILIFPNPLSNTSFLNVYTRAFDSAPPVFHLYDRGGALILKHTLLTSQESVPIIGVRSGLYFYRIEAGNQSFNGKLIIQ, encoded by the coding sequence TTGTATGGCATTAGTGAAGTGGAAGCAAATAATCTTTGGAAACTGCAATCCAGGGACTACCTCACCATGCCAGATGACTGGGTAACCTATGTAATCAAAAGTTCATCAATTGATATACTGCCATTTCTGGAAAATTTCGGAAATGTGGAAATTATAGACCGATCCAGAAAATTATTTACGCTAAAAACCCTGAACAGGCACCTACCCGAAATCGTTCAAAACCGCGAGGTATTGTTCGTCTCCAGGGAGTCTCTAGAGCCAGTTACAGAAAGCCGGGTAATCGACCTCAATCTGAACCCGAATCGGGTAAATAAGTTGCATCACTTTTTCCCGCTGCTCAATGGGAGTGGCACTACGCTGTCCATACAGGAAGACCGCTTTGATCCTACGGATATAGATCTCATAGGCCGCACGCACATTTCTGATAAATCATCCCTGGAAATGAGCCAGCATGCCACTGAAATGGCCACTATAGTGGGCGGAGCAGGTAATTCATTTATCACAGGGAGAGGAGTGAGTCCTGCTGTCCAACTCTCGTCATCCGGGTTCAATAATGTATTGCCACAGTCGGATCTCTATTATCAAGGGCGGGGTATCTCTGTTCAAAATCATTCCTACGGCACCAGTATTGAGAGTTTTTACGGGTTGCAAGCCGAGGCTTTTGATCAGAATGCCGTCAGGAACCCAACCCTGCTGCATGTAATGAGTAGCGGAAATCAGGGGGCGTTGACCCCTCAAGAGGGCCTGTACGCAGGGGGCAATGGGTTCAGTAATATTACCGGAAATTTCAAAATGGCTAAAAACACACTAATAGTGGGTGCTGTAGATACGGTGGGCCACAGGTTGGAGTTTTCCTCCCGTGGCCCAACCTACGACGGACGAATAAAACCAGAAGTAGTATCGTACAGCATGTATGGAAGTTCTAACGCTGCAGCGCTCGTATCAGGTACGGTTTCCTTGCTTCAGGAACAATTCAGTAGTACATATGGATATCAGCCCACATCGGCACTGATCAAAGCCCTTCTGATTAATGGTGCTGATGATTTTGGTGAGGTGGGGCCAGATCACGTTACGGGATTTGGTGGAATCAATGCATGGAAATCCATGCAATCTCTCCTTTCAGGGAATTTTGTCTCGTCGAGTGTCACCCGAGATGAGGTTAGTACCTTTGAACTTTTCATTCCTGAAAAGGCAACCAATCTTAAGATTACACTGGTTTGGATAGATCCGCCCGCTCATCCGGGAGATGCTATCGCACTGATTAACGACCTTGACCTGATATTAATCGATCCCGAGGGAGCCATCTACCGACCCTGGGTTCTCAATACCGCTCCTGATAGTTTGGCGCTGAGTCTCCCTGCAGTCAGAGGTGCTGATCACCTGAATAACATTGAACAAATTTCACTAGACACCCCCCAGGCAGGGACTTATACGCTAAATATTAACGGAGAGGGGCTTCTAATCCCTTCACAATCCTTTGAAGTGGTTTATGACTGGGATACCCTGAATACTTTCGAATGGGATTATCCAACAGGAAGTGATAATTTTCCCTACAATGGAGAAACCACTACCTATTTTAGATGGCAAAGTACTTTCGGAAGTAAAACAGGCACATTGGAATATCAGATGGTGGGGCAAAGTGAATGGCAGATGATTGAAGAGGACCTAACACTCGAAAATGGCCATTTTCGATGGAGCTCTTTACCTGATGATCTGACGGGTATGGCCAGGGCACGAATGTCAATAGATGAAGCGCAATACGAAACGGAGGTGTTCACGATTTCCAGACGACTCAATGCTTCCGTTGGATTTAACTGTGGGGACTCGTTGATGCTTCAATGGCCCATGCAGGATCTGGCTACACAATATCGGGTTTCTACTTTGGGTGAGACACACCTTGAACTACTCTCTGTGGTAACAGATACCTTTCTCCTCCTAAATGGGGAGAATCTTACTAGTAATCACTTTTCGATTCAGCCAGTCAGCAGCACTGGTGACACGTACCTTCCAAGCTACACCTTTGATTATACCATCCAGGGGGCAGGGTGTTTCCTGAGTTCCTTTTTTCAGGAAGTGGTACTGGAAGAAGGCATTTACCTAAACCTGACCCTGAGCACTACTTATGGAGTGGAGAAAATTGTATTTGAGAGAAGAGTGGGAGACAATTTTGAAAGGGTAGGTGAGCTGGTTCATCCAGAATCCACCATCATCAGACTACTGGACTCGCAACCCAGGCAAGGTCACAATGAGCACCGGGTTACATTGCATTTTCAAAATGGACAATCGCTTAGCCAAACCGCAAGCAACACTTACTATCTGACTGAAAAGCCGATTCTTATCTTTCCAAATCCTCTGAGCAACACCTCTTTTCTCAATGTTTATACCCGAGCGTTTGATTCAGCACCTCCGGTCTTCCATCTTTATGACCGTGGTGGAGCTCTAATCCTCAAACATACTCTATTGACTAGTCAGGAATCTGTACCTATTATTGGAGTGCGAAGTGGTTTGTATTTTTACAGGATAGAAGCTGGCAATCAGTCATTTAATGGTAAGTTGATCATTCAATAG
- the ppgK gene encoding polyphosphate--glucose phosphotransferase — MKILGIDIGGTGIKGGIVDTKKGELITERHRISTPDPATPAAIIETVIELVKEFDWQGPIGCGFPAAVRHDIVVTASNIDQSWIGMNAAKAIQKATGCPTHLVNDVDAAGMAEMKFGAGKDQKGVTLMVAAGTGIGTALFIGKHLVPNTELGFVHVKGMPGEHYAANSVRKSEDLSWQEWAERLNEYFKKLEFLFWPDLFILGGGVSKDFDSYKQYFTLDTQLVPAESRNHAGIIGAALAAKEALK, encoded by the coding sequence ATGAAAATATTAGGAATAGACATTGGCGGCACAGGAATCAAGGGAGGTATAGTAGATACCAAAAAAGGTGAATTGATCACCGAAAGGCATAGGATTTCCACACCCGACCCTGCAACCCCAGCTGCCATTATTGAGACAGTCATTGAGTTAGTAAAGGAATTTGACTGGCAAGGCCCTATAGGTTGCGGCTTTCCGGCGGCAGTACGTCACGATATAGTGGTCACGGCCTCCAATATCGATCAAAGTTGGATAGGCATGAATGCTGCCAAAGCCATTCAAAAAGCCACTGGCTGCCCTACCCATTTGGTGAATGATGTGGATGCTGCAGGCATGGCTGAAATGAAGTTTGGAGCTGGAAAAGACCAAAAAGGAGTCACGCTCATGGTGGCCGCTGGCACCGGTATAGGTACAGCGCTGTTCATTGGTAAGCATTTGGTCCCCAATACTGAACTTGGTTTTGTGCACGTAAAAGGGATGCCTGGGGAACACTATGCAGCCAATTCAGTTCGGAAGTCAGAGGATTTGTCCTGGCAGGAATGGGCAGAAAGGCTCAATGAATATTTCAAGAAACTGGAATTTCTATTTTGGCCAGACCTGTTTATTTTAGGAGGTGGTGTCAGTAAGGATTTTGACTCATACAAACAGTATTTTACATTGGATACCCAATTGGTACCCGCCGAGTCAAGAAATCATGCAGGAATCATCGGAGCTGCCCTGGCGGCCAAAGAAGCACTCAAATAG
- a CDS encoding DUF2911 domain-containing protein produces MLKKILISLGVVVVLLVAAYFYLDNRNRTLSPRGAANLTNGELTVDITYSRPSVRDRLIFGTEEDEALQPYGKYWRLGANESTEVTFSQDVLLVDQPVKKGTYRMYAIPGPQYFELRLNSELGEWGAFEADSELDILSVMIPVLPSEHTEQFTIALEPLYDTGVKIVFKWDKIKMEVPVITE; encoded by the coding sequence ATGTTAAAGAAAATATTAATCTCGCTTGGAGTAGTTGTAGTTCTGCTGGTGGCAGCTTACTTCTATCTGGACAATAGAAACCGAACACTTAGCCCGAGAGGAGCGGCAAACCTTACCAATGGGGAGCTGACTGTTGACATTACTTACAGTAGACCATCAGTCAGGGATCGCCTGATTTTCGGGACGGAAGAGGATGAGGCTTTGCAGCCTTATGGAAAGTACTGGCGACTAGGGGCCAATGAATCCACTGAGGTTACTTTCAGTCAGGATGTCCTTCTGGTGGATCAGCCAGTGAAAAAAGGAACTTATCGCATGTACGCAATCCCCGGCCCTCAATATTTTGAATTGAGATTGAACTCAGAGCTTGGTGAGTGGGGTGCTTTTGAAGCAGATAGCGAGTTAGACATTCTTTCGGTGATGATTCCTGTGCTTCCTTCTGAGCATACGGAGCAGTTTACCATTGCGCTGGAGCCATTGTATGACACAGGCGTTAAGATTGTCTTCAAATGGGACAAGATTAAGATGGAAGTTCCGGTGATTACAGAGTAA